In Methylotenera sp. L2L1, the following proteins share a genomic window:
- a CDS encoding DUF779 domain-containing protein has protein sequence MIERVSATPSAIALIQQLTLAHGPIVFLQSGGCCEGSGPLCMPANEFKPSPSDVVLGKISGAVFYMGDSHFSFAENTHTILDAVPGSSGSFSLDCGSGLSFITRGRLYNDEELKNLPAAVRFGY, from the coding sequence ATGATCGAACGCGTCTCTGCCACACCTTCGGCAATTGCACTAATCCAACAACTCACACTTGCGCATGGCCCAATTGTTTTTTTGCAATCGGGTGGCTGCTGTGAAGGAAGCGGGCCGTTGTGTATGCCCGCCAATGAATTTAAACCTAGTCCATCAGATGTGGTACTTGGTAAAATCTCAGGCGCTGTTTTTTATATGGGTGATAGCCATTTCTCGTTTGCAGAAAATACTCATACGATATTAGATGCAGTCCCTGGCTCTAGTGGCTCATTTTCTTTAGATTGCGGCTCAGGGTTGTCATTTATTACACGCGGCCGTCTGTACAACGATGAAGAACTTAAAAACCTGCCTGCGGCGGTGCGATTTGGCTATTAA
- the exaC gene encoding acetaldehyde dehydrogenase ExaC: MSLDLLKGLGVKIPYKAKYDNFIGGKWVAPVKGEYFDVITPITGKPYTQAARSGAEDVELALDAAHAAADSWGRTAPAQRANLLLKIADRLEANLELLATAETIDNGKPIRETLNADIPLAIDHFRYFAGCLRAQEGSLSEIDENTVAYHFHEPLGVVGQIIPWNFPILMAAWKLAPAVAAGNCVVMKPAEFTPISILILMELIADILPPGVINIVNGYGRDVGAPLANSRRIAKIAFTGSTATGRVIAQAAASNLIPATLELGGKSPNIFFEDIALADDDFFDKAVEGLVLFAFNQGEVCTSPSRALIQESVYEKFMERVLPRVAAIKQGNPLDPNTMIGAQASQDQVNKIMSYMDIGKQEGAQVLIGGERNVLSGAFADGYYIQPTLLKGHNKMRVFQEEIFGPVLAVTTFKDEAEALAIANDTVFGLGSGVWSRDGSRAYRMGRGIKAGRVWTNCYHAYPAHAAFGGYKESGIGRETHKMMLDHYQQTKNLLVSYNAKKLGFF; the protein is encoded by the coding sequence ATGAGTTTAGATTTATTAAAAGGTCTTGGCGTAAAGATACCTTACAAAGCTAAATATGATAATTTTATTGGTGGTAAGTGGGTAGCTCCAGTTAAAGGTGAGTATTTTGACGTCATTACTCCAATTACAGGCAAACCTTACACACAAGCGGCTCGCTCTGGTGCTGAAGATGTCGAGCTAGCACTAGATGCTGCACATGCAGCGGCAGATAGCTGGGGACGTACAGCACCTGCTCAACGTGCCAATTTACTATTAAAAATTGCTGATCGTTTAGAAGCTAACCTAGAGCTATTAGCGACTGCTGAAACAATTGACAACGGTAAACCAATTCGTGAAACGCTGAATGCCGACATCCCATTAGCGATTGACCATTTCCGCTACTTTGCCGGCTGTCTGCGTGCACAAGAAGGTAGCTTAAGTGAAATTGATGAAAACACAGTGGCCTATCATTTCCATGAACCATTAGGTGTTGTTGGCCAAATCATCCCTTGGAACTTCCCTATTCTGATGGCCGCATGGAAACTAGCGCCAGCAGTGGCTGCGGGTAACTGCGTAGTGATGAAGCCTGCTGAATTCACACCAATCAGCATTTTGATTTTAATGGAATTAATCGCAGATATTTTACCGCCTGGCGTAATTAATATCGTCAATGGTTATGGTCGTGATGTAGGTGCTCCACTCGCTAACAGCCGCCGTATCGCTAAAATTGCATTTACAGGCTCTACCGCAACAGGCCGTGTGATTGCACAGGCAGCTGCAAGCAACTTGATTCCAGCAACACTAGAGTTAGGTGGTAAATCACCTAACATCTTCTTTGAAGACATTGCACTTGCTGATGATGACTTCTTTGATAAAGCTGTTGAAGGTTTAGTGCTATTTGCGTTTAACCAAGGTGAAGTCTGCACCAGCCCATCTCGTGCATTGATTCAAGAATCAGTATATGAGAAGTTCATGGAGCGAGTGCTCCCACGTGTTGCAGCAATTAAGCAAGGCAACCCATTAGACCCGAACACAATGATTGGTGCGCAGGCGTCTCAAGACCAAGTGAATAAGATCATGTCTTACATGGACATTGGTAAACAAGAAGGCGCGCAAGTATTGATTGGTGGTGAACGTAATGTATTGAGCGGCGCATTTGCTGACGGTTATTACATTCAACCAACCTTGCTTAAAGGCCATAACAAAATGCGCGTGTTCCAAGAAGAGATTTTTGGCCCAGTGCTAGCTGTTACTACCTTTAAAGATGAAGCTGAAGCATTAGCGATTGCTAATGACACCGTGTTTGGCTTAGGTTCTGGTGTATGGTCACGTGATGGTAGCCGCGCTTACCGTATGGGCCGTGGTATCAAAGCTGGCCGCGTTTGGACTAACTGTTACCATGCCTATCCTGCGCACGCTGCATTTGGTGGTTATAAAGAATCTGGTATTGGCCGTGAAACACACAAAATGATGTTAGATCACTACCAACAAACTAAGAATCTTTTAGTAAGCTATAACGCTAAAAAATTAGGTTTCTTCTAA
- a CDS encoding adenylate/guanylate cyclase domain-containing protein produces the protein MSADLANSSIFARSFWDGLFNPTSLGLGKAILSILVVAETLVSFFWIYTLSGLGEGYAVIVAVPYFYLIISYLSLFIFYHSKRFEYFTFTQLVMLLVMPFFMQWVIGGFEASSGVAIWAILSPVGALMILGTRQSTPWFLLFIGLAFLSWKMNNYFAINAMPIPSGVKDTFFLMNITGTAAILYGVLRFFQAQKERIMHSLEIEQARSEKLLLNILPAPIAQRLKAHDMRIADHYESVTVMFADLINFTQMSDKMSPTQLIDLLSEIFLRFDQLADKYQVEKIKTIGDAYMVVSGAPVVCQDHAHRIMGMALDMQVVLKELSEKTGIDLGMRIGINSGPVVAGVIGSSKFSYDLWGDTVNMASRMEETSLPNTIQVSKETKVLLTHDYSFSLRTGVEVKGKGVLETFILLDKIER, from the coding sequence ATGTCAGCTGATTTAGCAAACTCATCAATATTTGCACGTAGCTTTTGGGATGGTTTATTTAATCCAACCTCTTTAGGCTTGGGTAAAGCTATCTTATCAATATTAGTGGTTGCTGAGACGCTAGTCAGTTTTTTCTGGATCTACACTTTATCTGGCCTTGGTGAAGGCTATGCCGTCATTGTGGCCGTTCCGTATTTTTACCTGATCATTTCTTACCTTAGTTTATTCATTTTTTATCATTCCAAACGTTTTGAGTACTTCACCTTTACGCAACTAGTCATGTTGTTGGTGATGCCTTTCTTTATGCAATGGGTGATTGGTGGGTTTGAGGCCTCTAGCGGCGTTGCTATCTGGGCTATTTTGTCACCAGTAGGTGCGTTAATGATTTTAGGCACGCGTCAGTCAACCCCATGGTTTTTGCTTTTTATTGGTTTGGCATTTCTTTCCTGGAAAATGAACAATTACTTTGCTATCAATGCCATGCCTATTCCAAGCGGTGTTAAAGATACGTTCTTTTTGATGAATATCACGGGAACGGCTGCCATTTTGTATGGTGTGTTACGCTTCTTTCAGGCACAAAAAGAACGTATTATGCATTCTCTGGAAATTGAGCAGGCAAGGTCAGAGAAGCTCTTACTGAATATTCTGCCAGCACCTATCGCACAAAGACTAAAAGCGCATGATATGCGTATTGCTGACCATTATGAAAGCGTAACGGTGATGTTTGCCGATTTGATTAACTTTACGCAAATGTCCGACAAAATGTCACCAACACAGTTGATTGATTTGCTTTCAGAGATATTTTTACGATTCGACCAATTAGCAGATAAATATCAAGTCGAAAAAATCAAAACAATCGGTGATGCTTATATGGTGGTCTCAGGTGCGCCTGTGGTATGTCAAGACCATGCTCACCGCATTATGGGTATGGCGTTGGACATGCAAGTGGTACTTAAAGAGTTGTCAGAAAAAACAGGGATAGATTTAGGGATGCGGATTGGCATTAATAGTGGCCCCGTGGTTGCTGGCGTGATTGGAAGTAGTAAATTCAGCTATGACTTATGGGGTGACACCGTCAACATGGCGAGCCGTATGGAAGAGACTAGCTTGCCTAATACAATCCAAGTTTCTAAAGAGACAAAAGTTCTGTTAACGCATGATTATTCATTCTCTCTACGCACAGGTGTAGAAGTTAAAGGTAAAGGCGTTCTTGAGACTTTTATTCTGCTAGATAAAATTGAAAGATAA
- the pqqA gene encoding pyrroloquinoline quinone precursor peptide PqqA, with product MWTTPAATEMRFGFEVTMYVMNK from the coding sequence ATGTGGACAACACCAGCAGCGACAGAAATGCGTTTTGGCTTTGAAGTAACAATGTACGTAATGAACAAGTAG
- the cysK gene encoding cysteine synthase A — protein MANWFEDNAQSIGNTPLVKLNRVTDGATATVLAKIEGRNPAYSVKCRIGAAMIWDAEQRGLLGPGKEIVEPTSGNTGIALAFVAAARGIPLTLTMPETMSIERRKLLVAYGAKLVLTEGAKGMSGAIAKAEEIAASDPNRYVLLQQFKNPANPAIHEKTTGPEIWDATDGKIDILISGVGTGGTITGISRYIKNTQGKAITSVAVEPAASPVLSQKRAGEELKPAPHKIQGIGAGFVPEILDMTLVDEIAQVTNEEAVLYAQRLAKEEGILAGISCGAAVAAAVRYAKNPENSAKTIVVILPDSGERYLSSILFDGLFDDKGIAL, from the coding sequence ATGGCAAATTGGTTTGAAGACAATGCTCAATCTATTGGCAACACTCCACTGGTTAAACTAAATAGAGTGACAGATGGTGCTACTGCAACAGTGCTCGCCAAGATAGAAGGGCGTAACCCAGCTTACTCTGTAAAGTGTCGTATTGGTGCCGCTATGATATGGGATGCAGAGCAACGTGGTTTGCTCGGCCCGGGTAAAGAGATTGTTGAACCCACAAGTGGTAACACTGGCATTGCTTTAGCCTTTGTGGCTGCTGCTAGAGGTATTCCATTAACACTGACGATGCCGGAAACCATGAGTATTGAACGACGTAAATTGCTAGTGGCTTATGGTGCAAAGCTTGTACTGACTGAGGGTGCAAAAGGCATGAGCGGTGCAATTGCCAAAGCGGAAGAAATTGCTGCATCTGACCCTAATCGTTATGTGTTGTTGCAGCAATTTAAGAACCCGGCAAATCCTGCTATTCATGAAAAAACCACAGGGCCCGAAATATGGGATGCCACTGATGGAAAAATCGATATTTTAATCTCTGGTGTAGGAACCGGCGGTACTATTACTGGTATCTCTCGTTATATTAAGAACACACAAGGTAAAGCGATTACCTCGGTAGCGGTGGAACCAGCAGCTAGCCCTGTACTAAGCCAAAAACGGGCAGGTGAGGAACTTAAACCGGCCCCGCACAAAATACAAGGGATAGGCGCTGGCTTTGTTCCCGAAATATTGGATATGACACTGGTGGATGAAATCGCTCAAGTGACCAATGAAGAGGCTGTACTTTACGCCCAGCGTTTGGCGAAAGAAGAGGGAATTCTTGCGGGTATCTCTTGTGGCGCAGCAGTTGCGGCAGCTGTTCGCTATGCAAAAAATCCAGAAAACTCAGCTAAGACCATTGTTGTGATATTACCTGACTCAGGTGAGCGTTATTTAAGCTCTATACTGTTTGATGGCTTATTTGATGATAAGGGTATTGCGCTGTAA
- a CDS encoding ATP-binding protein: MNPLLAPEQIKHLLDSLDRIASALEASPSAQHQPATDFSQAFAYRWQRSNGINHVPHLIPVTAPQLIAFDQLCNIEQQIERLHQNTLQFVRGYPANNALMTGARGTGKSSLVRACLHAFHQQGLRLIEVEKQHLDDLPLIIDVVCQRPERFIVFCDDLSFEDGEHHYKALKTVLDGSVAGAAANVLIYATSNRRHLVTEKMADNLEHRKDNQGEIHPSDSLEEKISLSDRFGLRLHFYSFSQDEYLTAVTQWVKSFGFAMSDGVREEALRWAIEHGSRSGRIALQFARDYAGRALLKNERPL; encoded by the coding sequence ATGAACCCACTTTTAGCTCCAGAGCAGATTAAGCACTTGCTTGATTCATTAGACCGAATTGCCTCGGCGCTGGAGGCCTCCCCATCTGCTCAGCATCAGCCAGCAACCGATTTTTCACAGGCATTTGCTTACCGCTGGCAGCGCAGCAATGGCATTAACCATGTGCCGCATTTAATCCCAGTCACTGCGCCGCAACTCATCGCCTTTGATCAGTTATGCAATATTGAGCAGCAAATAGAACGGCTACATCAGAACACTTTGCAATTTGTGCGAGGCTATCCAGCGAACAATGCCTTGATGACAGGCGCTAGGGGGACGGGTAAGTCATCTTTAGTGCGTGCCTGTTTGCATGCGTTTCATCAGCAAGGGCTACGTTTAATTGAGGTTGAAAAGCAGCATCTGGATGACTTGCCGCTCATCATCGATGTGGTTTGCCAACGCCCAGAGCGTTTTATTGTGTTTTGCGATGATTTGTCTTTTGAAGATGGAGAGCATCACTATAAAGCCTTAAAGACTGTGCTAGATGGTTCTGTTGCGGGTGCGGCTGCCAATGTGCTGATTTATGCTACCTCGAACCGCAGGCATCTGGTGACTGAAAAAATGGCAGATAATCTGGAGCATCGTAAAGATAACCAAGGTGAAATACACCCAAGTGATAGCTTAGAGGAAAAGATATCGCTGTCTGACCGTTTTGGCTTGCGTTTACATTTTTACAGTTTTAGTCAAGATGAATATTTAACGGCTGTTACGCAATGGGTAAAAAGCTTTGGTTTTGCAATGAGTGACGGTGTGCGGGAGGAGGCGCTACGTTGGGCAATTGAGCACGGATCTAGGTCTGGCCGCATTGCTTTGCAGTTTGCACGTGATTATGCCGGGCGCGCTTTGTTGAAAAATGAACGACCGCTTTAA